The genome window GCGTCGTTTTGCCAAGCCGGGACGACCAATAAGGCGCAAGTTCGCAGTGCGCCGAGCATGTAACGGGATCTTCGGAAATGCCGAATTTAGGCGCGAAGAAACGGCTTACAAAATCGTTGTCCGAGCCCTGTGCGGTTATGCATACCCCGCGCAAACATCAGAAGGGCGCTCCTCCCGTGCCGCGCATCTTGCTATGGAAAGGTTTTTCATCGCTCTGTTAATGAGTTACATCAGACTGTAATCTTATTAACGTACAGTGAATGTCCAAGTATGAATGCAGACGTAACCTTCTGCATTCATACTTTTCGCTTAATATTCTCATAATGATAAAACAGCGTTTCATCGTTTAAAAACCCATTTATTCAAAGTCTTACCATGATAACTACTGCCCAAATATCAGGAACGGAGCGTTACTTCGGCTTTGAAGCCGCCAACTTTCCGCCCGATACTTTTCAGGTGGTGCGCTTTGAAGGTGAAGAATCCATCTCTGAACTATACCGTTTCGAGCTGCTGTTGGCCTCCCGCGATGCGGATATTAATGAAACCACGATTGTGGGC of Candidatus Methylospira mobilis contains these proteins:
- a CDS encoding PhzF family phenazine biosynthesis protein — its product is MRGVCITAQGSDNDFVSRFFAPKFGISEDPVTCSAHCELAPYWSSRLGKTTLAAWQASKRGGEVLCEMNGDRVILSGHAVTFMDAEIDVEMF